Proteins from a single region of Streptomyces glaucescens:
- a CDS encoding SseB family protein, whose product MYGYDQSAGAQQQYAPPQQQMPGAGGYGQQPPLYPEPSPPSLADAVRSFTTGQLTAEDFQQIFATSKVYCPRGDTPGFLALHNTQQPVIPMFTSLKELRRYAGKESKYFVITGAEVIDLLPTGYGFVLDMEGEHRIVFDAKAVEEMVDFAMRRMYGG is encoded by the coding sequence ATGTACGGCTACGACCAGAGCGCCGGAGCGCAGCAGCAGTACGCCCCGCCGCAGCAGCAGATGCCCGGCGCCGGGGGTTACGGGCAGCAGCCGCCGCTGTATCCGGAGCCGTCCCCGCCCTCGCTCGCCGACGCGGTGCGCTCCTTCACCACCGGACAGCTCACCGCCGAGGACTTCCAGCAGATCTTCGCCACCTCCAAGGTCTACTGCCCCCGCGGCGACACCCCCGGCTTCCTCGCCCTGCACAACACCCAGCAGCCGGTGATCCCCATGTTCACCTCGCTGAAGGAACTGCGCCGCTACGCGGGCAAGGAGTCCAAGTACTTCGTCATCACCGGCGCGGAGGTCATCGACCTGCTCCCCACCGGCTACGGCTTCGTCCTCGACATGGAGGGCGAACACCGCATCGTCTTCGACGCGAAGGCGGTCGAGGAGATGGTCGACTTCGCGATGCGGCGGATGTACGGGGGCTGA
- a CDS encoding pirin family protein, producing MPAVTVENPLTLPRVTAPADAVARPVLAVTTAPSGFEGEGFPVRRAFAGINYRHLDPFIMMDQMGEVEYAPGEPKGTPWHPHRGFETVTYIIDGIFDHQDSHGGGGTITNGDTQWMTAGSGLLHIEAPPEHLVVSGGLFHGLQLWVNLPAKDKMMAPRYQDIRAGSVQLLTSPDGGALLRVIAGELGGHEGPGITHTPITMIHATLAPGAEITLPWREDFNGLAYVLAGKGAVGTERRPVHSGQTAVFGAGSSLTVRADEKQDSHTPDLEIVLLGGRPIREPMAHYGPFVMNTKDELMQAFEDFQKGRLGTVPAVHGMTEEGPQG from the coding sequence ATGCCCGCAGTGACCGTCGAGAACCCGCTGACGCTGCCCCGCGTCACCGCACCCGCAGACGCCGTGGCCCGTCCCGTGCTGGCCGTCACCACCGCGCCGAGCGGCTTCGAGGGCGAGGGCTTCCCGGTGCGCCGCGCGTTCGCCGGGATCAACTACCGCCACCTCGACCCGTTCATCATGATGGACCAGATGGGCGAGGTGGAGTACGCGCCCGGAGAGCCCAAGGGCACCCCCTGGCACCCCCACCGCGGCTTCGAGACCGTCACCTACATCATCGACGGCATCTTCGACCACCAGGACTCCCACGGCGGCGGCGGCACCATCACCAACGGCGACACCCAGTGGATGACCGCCGGCTCCGGGCTCCTCCACATCGAGGCCCCGCCCGAGCACCTCGTCGTCTCCGGCGGGCTCTTCCACGGCCTCCAGCTGTGGGTGAACCTCCCCGCCAAGGACAAGATGATGGCCCCCCGCTACCAGGACATCCGCGCGGGCAGCGTCCAGTTGCTCACCTCCCCCGACGGCGGCGCGCTGCTGCGGGTCATCGCGGGCGAGCTCGGCGGCCACGAGGGCCCCGGCATCACCCACACCCCCATCACCATGATCCACGCGACGCTCGCCCCCGGCGCGGAGATCACCCTGCCCTGGCGGGAGGACTTCAACGGCCTCGCCTACGTCCTCGCCGGCAAGGGCGCGGTGGGCACCGAGCGCCGACCGGTCCACTCCGGCCAGACGGCGGTCTTCGGCGCCGGCTCCTCGCTCACCGTCCGCGCGGACGAGAAGCAGGACTCCCACACCCCCGACCTGGAGATCGTCCTCCTCGGCGGCCGCCCCATCCGCGAGCCCATGGCCCACTACGGCCCGTTCGTCATGAACACCAAGGACGAGCTCATGCAGGCGTTCGAGGACTTCCAGAAGGGCCGCCTGGGCACGGTCCCCGCGGTCCACGGAATGACCGAAGAGGGCCCGCAGGGCTGA
- a CDS encoding acyl-CoA dehydrogenase: MGHYKSNLRDIEFNLFEVLGRDKVYGTGLFEEMDVETAKSVLEELTRLSENELAESFADADRNPPVFDPETNTAPVPASFKKSYQAFMDSEYWRLGVPEEIGGTTAPRSLIWAYAELVLGANPAVWMYSSGPAFATILFEEGNEVQKHIAKIATEKQWGSTMVLTEPDAGSDVGAGRTKAVQQEDGSWHIEGVKRFITSGEHDMSENILHYVLARPEGAGPGTKGLSLFLVPKYLFDFETGELGERNGVYATNVEHKMGLKASNTCEMTFGDRHPAKGWLIGDKHDGIRQMFRIIEAARMMVGTKAISTLSTGYLNALEYAKERVQGPDLANFMDKTAPKVTITHHPDVRRSLMTQKAYAEGMRALVLYTASIQDAIQIKEAAGEDASTEHALNDLLLPIVKGYGSEKGYEQLAQSLQTFGGSGFLQEYPIEQYIRDSKIDTLYEGTTAIQGQDFFFRKIVRNQGAALNSLAEDIKKFLALGTGGEELAGAREHLAKAAVELEAIVGVMLTDLAATEKDVKNIYKVGLNTTRLLMASGDVVVGYLLLKGAAIAAEKLQTASAKDKAFYTGKIAAAKFFAANVLPGVTLARKVSENVDLEVMELDEAAF; the protein is encoded by the coding sequence ATGGGGCACTACAAGTCGAATCTCCGCGACATCGAGTTCAACCTCTTCGAAGTACTCGGGCGCGACAAGGTGTACGGCACCGGCCTGTTCGAGGAGATGGACGTCGAGACCGCCAAGAGCGTCCTGGAGGAGCTGACCCGCCTCTCCGAGAACGAGCTGGCGGAGTCCTTCGCGGACGCCGACCGCAACCCGCCCGTCTTCGACCCGGAGACCAACACTGCGCCCGTCCCGGCGTCCTTCAAGAAGAGCTACCAGGCCTTCATGGACTCCGAGTACTGGCGGCTCGGCGTGCCCGAGGAGATCGGCGGCACCACCGCGCCGCGCTCCCTCATCTGGGCCTACGCCGAGCTGGTCCTGGGCGCCAACCCGGCCGTGTGGATGTACTCCTCGGGCCCGGCCTTCGCCACCATCCTCTTCGAGGAGGGCAACGAGGTCCAGAAGCACATAGCCAAGATCGCCACCGAGAAGCAGTGGGGCTCCACCATGGTCCTCACCGAGCCGGACGCCGGCTCGGACGTGGGCGCCGGCCGCACCAAGGCGGTCCAGCAGGAGGACGGCTCCTGGCACATCGAGGGCGTGAAGCGGTTCATCACCTCCGGTGAGCACGACATGTCGGAGAACATCCTCCACTACGTGCTGGCCCGCCCCGAGGGCGCCGGCCCCGGCACCAAGGGGCTCTCCCTCTTCCTCGTGCCCAAGTACCTCTTCGACTTCGAGACCGGCGAGCTGGGCGAGCGCAACGGCGTGTACGCCACGAACGTCGAGCACAAGATGGGCCTGAAGGCGTCCAACACGTGCGAGATGACCTTCGGCGACAGGCACCCCGCCAAGGGCTGGCTGATCGGCGACAAGCACGACGGCATCCGCCAGATGTTCCGCATCATCGAGGCTGCCCGCATGATGGTCGGCACGAAGGCGATCTCCACGCTGTCCACCGGCTACCTGAACGCGCTGGAGTACGCCAAGGAGCGCGTCCAGGGCCCGGATCTGGCCAACTTCATGGACAAGACGGCGCCCAAGGTCACCATCACGCACCACCCGGACGTGCGCCGCTCGCTGATGACGCAGAAGGCGTACGCGGAGGGCATGCGCGCCCTCGTCCTCTACACCGCCTCGATCCAGGACGCGATCCAGATCAAGGAGGCCGCGGGCGAGGACGCCTCCACCGAGCACGCGCTGAACGACCTGCTGCTGCCGATCGTCAAGGGCTACGGCTCCGAGAAGGGCTACGAGCAGCTCGCCCAGTCGCTCCAGACCTTCGGCGGCTCCGGCTTCCTCCAGGAGTACCCGATCGAGCAGTACATCCGGGACTCCAAGATCGACACCCTCTACGAGGGCACCACGGCCATCCAGGGGCAGGACTTCTTCTTCCGCAAGATCGTCCGCAACCAGGGCGCCGCGCTGAACTCGCTCGCCGAGGACATCAAGAAGTTCCTCGCCCTCGGCACCGGCGGCGAGGAGCTGGCCGGCGCCCGTGAGCACCTGGCGAAGGCCGCCGTCGAGCTGGAGGCCATCGTCGGCGTCATGCTGACCGACCTCGCGGCCACCGAGAAGGACGTCAAGAACATCTACAAGGTGGGTCTGAACACCACCCGCCTGCTGATGGCCTCCGGTGACGTCGTCGTCGGCTACCTGCTGCTCAAGGGCGCCGCGATCGCCGCCGAGAAGCTCCAGACGGCCTCCGCCAAGGACAAGGCGTTCTACACCGGCAAGATCGCCGCGGCGAAGTTCTTCGCAGCCAACGTCCTGCCCGGCGTCACCCTGGCCCGCAAGGTCTCGGAGAACGTGGACCTCGAGGTCATGGAGCTGGACGAGGCCGCGTTCTAG
- a CDS encoding Bro-N domain-containing protein: protein MYEQNNMPSDEPTARKQDAVDINDFVFAATGARVRRLTMPDGTHWFPAVDVCRHLGYTTPRKALLDHVPEEHRDFLETVTGSHSLSVPAGREWRRDMNLVNLQGLIRLVNGCTKRECEPFKAWVTEVIATIQRDGSYSLEPASVQPAPAGGVAYAVPQKVADAIVRLEERNTRMEELLAAQQERTGLLREISGSLRDIADALRRPGGVPARPVVELNPKDLLAAWRRKNLVVTDDVHAVAAYLAPALVRGGARHRVEEIATRTGLPHDRVHDCLRMLLKRGCVRQAGCTEDGAPVYVLP, encoded by the coding sequence ATGTACGAGCAGAACAACATGCCGTCGGATGAGCCGACGGCACGCAAGCAGGACGCGGTCGACATCAACGACTTCGTGTTCGCGGCCACGGGGGCGCGGGTGCGGAGGCTGACGATGCCGGACGGCACGCACTGGTTCCCGGCGGTCGACGTATGCAGGCACCTGGGGTACACCACCCCTCGTAAGGCGCTGCTCGATCATGTCCCGGAAGAGCACCGAGACTTTCTCGAGACAGTGACTGGAAGTCACTCTCTCAGCGTTCCCGCAGGTCGAGAGTGGCGACGAGACATGAATCTCGTCAATCTCCAAGGCCTGATCCGCTTGGTCAACGGTTGCACCAAGCGAGAGTGTGAGCCCTTCAAGGCCTGGGTCACCGAGGTGATCGCCACGATCCAGCGCGACGGTTCCTACTCTCTCGAACCGGCATCCGTGCAGCCCGCTCCCGCCGGCGGCGTCGCGTACGCCGTGCCCCAGAAGGTCGCCGACGCGATCGTCCGGCTGGAGGAGCGGAACACCCGGATGGAGGAGCTGCTCGCGGCCCAGCAGGAGCGGACCGGTCTGCTGCGGGAGATCAGCGGCAGTCTCCGCGACATCGCCGACGCGCTCCGCCGGCCCGGCGGGGTGCCTGCGCGGCCCGTCGTCGAACTGAACCCGAAGGATCTTCTCGCCGCCTGGCGGCGGAAGAACCTCGTCGTCACCGACGACGTCCACGCCGTCGCCGCCTACCTGGCTCCGGCGCTGGTCCGTGGCGGGGCGCGGCATCGGGTGGAGGAGATCGCCACCCGTACGGGTCTGCCCCACGACCGGGTGCACGACTGTCTGCGGATGCTGCTGAAGCGCGGGTGCGTGCGTCAGGCGGGCTGCACGGAGGACGGGGCGCCGGTGTACGTGCTGCCGTAG
- a CDS encoding M18 family aminopeptidase has translation MSEPSRFHRGHTDDLMSFLAASPSPYHAVANTAQRLEKAGFRQVAETDAWDGTSGGKYVLRGGAIVAWYVPEDAEPHTPFRIVGAHTDSPNLRVKPLPDTGAHGWRQVAVEIYGGPLMNSWLDRDLGLAGRLTLRDGTTRLVNIDRPLLRVPQLAIHLDRAVSAEGLKLDKQRHMQPVWGLGDDVRDGDLIAFLEEAAGLSAGEVTGWDLMTHSVEPPAYLGRDQELVAGPRMDNLLSVHAGAAALAAVATGPDAARLPYVPVLAAFDHEENGSQSDTGADGPLLGNVLERSVFARGGSYEDRARAFAGTVCVSSDTGHAVHPNYAERHDPTHHPRVDGGPILKVNVNNRYATDGSGRAVFAAACEKAGVPFQSFVSNNSMPCGTTIGPITAARHGIRTVDIGVAILSMHSARELCGAKDPYLLANALVAFLEG, from the coding sequence ATGAGCGAACCCTCCCGCTTCCACCGCGGCCACACCGACGACCTGATGTCCTTCCTGGCGGCCAGCCCGTCGCCGTACCACGCGGTGGCGAACACCGCCCAGCGGCTGGAGAAGGCAGGTTTCCGGCAGGTCGCGGAGACGGACGCCTGGGACGGGACGAGCGGCGGCAAGTACGTGCTGCGCGGCGGCGCGATCGTGGCCTGGTACGTCCCCGAGGACGCCGAGCCGCACACCCCGTTCCGCATCGTCGGCGCGCACACCGACTCCCCCAACCTGCGCGTCAAGCCGCTCCCCGACACCGGCGCCCACGGCTGGCGCCAGGTGGCGGTGGAGATCTACGGCGGCCCGCTGATGAACTCCTGGCTCGACCGCGACCTCGGCCTGGCCGGCCGGCTCACCCTGCGGGACGGCACCACCCGCCTGGTCAACATCGACCGCCCGCTGCTGCGCGTCCCCCAGCTCGCCATCCACCTGGACCGCGCGGTCTCCGCGGAGGGCCTCAAGCTCGACAAGCAGCGGCACATGCAGCCCGTCTGGGGACTCGGCGACGACGTCCGCGACGGCGACCTCATCGCCTTCCTGGAGGAGGCCGCGGGACTGTCCGCGGGCGAGGTGACCGGCTGGGACCTGATGACCCACTCGGTGGAGCCGCCCGCGTACCTCGGCCGCGACCAGGAACTCGTCGCGGGACCGCGGATGGACAACCTGCTGTCCGTGCACGCGGGCGCGGCGGCGCTCGCCGCGGTGGCGACCGGACCGGACGCCGCCCGGCTGCCGTACGTGCCGGTGCTGGCCGCCTTCGACCACGAGGAGAACGGCTCCCAGTCGGACACCGGCGCCGACGGCCCGCTCCTCGGCAACGTGCTGGAGCGGTCGGTGTTCGCGCGCGGCGGCTCGTACGAGGACCGGGCGCGCGCCTTCGCCGGCACGGTCTGCGTCTCCTCCGACACCGGGCACGCCGTCCACCCCAACTACGCGGAACGGCACGACCCGACGCACCACCCGCGTGTCGACGGCGGACCGATCCTCAAGGTCAACGTCAACAACCGCTACGCCACCGACGGTTCGGGCCGGGCCGTGTTCGCCGCCGCCTGTGAGAAGGCGGGCGTGCCCTTCCAGTCGTTCGTCTCCAACAACTCCATGCCGTGCGGCACCACCATCGGCCCGATCACCGCCGCCCGGCACGGCATCCGCACGGTCGACATCGGCGTGGCGATCCTGTCCATGCACAGCGCCCGCGAACTGTGCGGCGCCAAGGACCCGTACCTGCTGGCGAACGCCCTGGTGGCCTTCCTGGAGGGCTAG